TCGTGCGCGTCGCCTGCCCCACGCAGGACGACGCGGACGCCCTCGCGACCATCGCCCGCAAGTCCCAGATCCCGGTGATCGCGGACATCCACTTCCAGCCCAAGTACGTGTTCGCGGCCATCGACGCGGGCTGTGCGGCGGTGCGGGTGAACCCGGGCAACATCAAGCAGTTCGACGACAAGGTCCGCGAGATCGCGCGGGCCGCCTCGGACGCCGGGACGCCGATCCGGATCGGGGTCAACGCCGGGTCGCTCGACCGGCGGCTGCTGCAGAAGTACGGCAGGGCGACCCCCGAGGCGCTGGTCGAGTCGGCGCTGTGGGAGGCGTCCCTCTTCGAGGAGCACGGGTTCCGGGACATCAAGATCTCGGTGAAGCACAACGACCCGGTGGTGATGGTCAACGCCTACCGGCAGCTCGCCGCCCAGTGCGACTATCCGCTGCACCTCGGTGTGACGGAGGCCGGCCCGGCGTTCCAGGGCACGATCAAGTCCGCCGTGGCCTTCGGGGCGCTGCTCGGTGAGGGCATCGGGGACACCATCCGGGTCTCCCTGAGCGCCCCGCCCGCCGAGGAGGTCAAGGTCGGCCTCCAGATCCTGGAGTCGCTGAACCTGAAGCAGCGCCGCCTGGAGATCGTCTCGTGTCCGTCCTGCGGACGCGCCCAGGTGGACGTCTACAAGCTGGCCGACGAGGTCACGGCCGGTCTGGAGGGGATGGAGGTCCCGTTGCGCGTCGCGGTCATGGGCTGCGTCGTCAACGGCCCCGGCGAGGCGCGGGAGGCGGACCTGGGGGTCGCCTCCGGCAACGGCAAGGGGCAGATCTTCGTCAAGGGCGAGGTCATCAAGACCGTGCCCGAGTCGAAGATCGTCGAGACCCTCATCGAGGAAGCGATGAAGATCGCCGAGCAGATGGAGAAGGACGGCGTCGCCTCCGGCGAACCCGCCGTCACCGTGAGCTGATCAGCACGGACCGAGAGGGGGCCCGAGCGTGACGATTCTGGAGAGCATCCGGGGACCACGCGACCTGAAGGCGCTGTCCGAGGCGGACGTCGGTGAACTGGCGGAAGAGATCAGGGAGTTCCTGGTGCACGCGGTGGCCAGGACCGGCGGTCATCTCGGACCCAATCTGGGGGTGGTGGAACTCTCCATCGCGCTCCACCGGGTCTTCGAGTCACCCGTCGACCGCCTCCTGTGGGACACCGGCCACCAGAGCTACGTACACAAGCTGCTGACGGGACGCCAGGACTTCTCCAAGCTGCGCGGAAAGGGTGGCCTGTCCGGCTATCCCTCGCGTGAGGAGTCCGAGCACGACATCATCGAGAACAGCCACGCCTCCACGGCGCTCGGCTGGGCGGACGGGCTCGCCAAGGCCCGTCAGGTGCAGGGCGAGAAGGGCCATGTCGTCGCGGTCATCGGCGACGGCGCGCTGACCGGCGGCATGGCGTGGGAGGCGCTGAACAACATCGCCGCCGCCAAGGACCGCCCGCTGATCATCGTCGTCAACGACAACGAACGCTCGTACGCGCCGACCATCGGTGGTCTCGCCAACCACCTCGCGACCCTGCGGACGACCGACAGTTACGAGAAGGTCCTCGCCTGGGGCAAGGACGTACTGCTGCGCACCCCCGTCGTCGGACACACCCTCTACGAGTCGCTGCACGGCGCGAAGAAGGGGTTCAAGGACGCCTTCGCGCCGCAGGGCATGTTCGAGGACCTGGGGCTCAAGTACGTCGGGCCGATCGACGGGCACGACGTCGGGGCCGTGGAGTCCGCGCTGCGCCGGGCGAAACGGTTCCACGGGCCGGTGCTGGTGCACTGCCTGACCGAGAAGGGGCGCGGTTACGAGCCCGCGCTCGCGCACGAGGAGGACCACTTCCACACGGTCGGTGTGATGGATCCGCTGACGTGCGAGCCGCTCGCGCCCTCGGGCGGGCCGTCCTGGACCTCGGTGTTCGGGGACGAGATCCTCCGGATCGGCGAGGAGCGGGACGACGTCGTGGCGATCACGGCGGCCATGCTGCACCCGGTGGGGCTCGGGAAGTTCGCCGAACGGTTCCCCGACCGGGTGTGGGACGTCGGGATCGCCGAACAGCACGCCACGGTGTCGGCGGCCGGGCTCGCCACCGGCGGTCTCCATCCGGTCGTCGCCGTCTACGCGACCTTCCTCAACCGGGCCTTCGACCAGCTCCTCATGGACGTCGCGCTGCACCGCTGCGGAGTGACCTTCGTGCTCGACCGGGCGGGGGTCACCGGCGTCGACGGGGCCTCGCACAACGGCATGTGGGACATGTCGATCCTCCAGGTCGTGCCGGGCCTGAGGATCGCCGCGCCGCGCGACGCCGACCAGCTGCGGGCCCAGCTGCGGGAGGCGGTCGCCGTCGACGACGCGCCGACGCTGATCCGCTTCCCGAAGGAGTCGGTGGGCCCCGCGATCCCGGCGGTCGACCATCTGGGCGGGCTCGACGTCCTGCACCGCTCCGACGACACCCCGCAGGTCCTCCTGGTCGCCGTCGGCGTGATGGCGCCGGTCTGCCTCCAGGCGGCCGAGCTGCTGGAGGCCCGTGGGGTCGGCTGCACGGTCGTCGACCCGCGCTGGGTCAAACCCGTCGACCCGGCGTTGCCCGGCCTCGCCGCCGAGCACCGGCTCGTCGCGGTCGTCGAGGACAACAGCCGGGCGGCCGGCGTCGGCGCGGCGGTCGCGCTGGCGCTCGGGGACGCCGAGGTCGACGTGCCCGTGCGGCGCTTCGGCATCCCCGAGCAGTTCCTCGCGCACGCCAAGCGCGGGGAGGTGCTGGCCGACATAGGTCTCACGCCCGTCGAGATCGCCGGGCGGATCAGCGCCGGTCTGGCCGTCAAGGACGCGCTGTCGAAGGACACGCCGTTCGAGGATGAGTTGTCCAAGGAGAAACAGGAATGACCGACCCTGCGGAGAAGGGGGAGTTCGACCTCGGCGCGCTCCTCGCCGAGCGCGGAGCCGAGCGCTACGAGCTGCACACCAAGTACCTGAACCACCAGCTCCCGCGCATGCTGCACACCATCGGCTTCGACAAGGTCTACGAGCGGGCCGAGGGCGCGCACTTCTGGGACGCGGACGGCAACGACTACCTGGACATGCTCGCCGGGTTCGGGGTGATGGGCCTGGGCCGTCACCACCCCGTCGTCCGCAAGGCGCTGCACGACGTCCTGGACGCCTCGCTCGCCGACCTCACCCGCTTCGACTGCCAGCCGCTGCCCGGGCTCCTCGGCGAGAGTCTGCTCGCGCACAGTCCCCACCTGGAGCGGGTGTTCTTCGGCAACAGCGGTACGGAGGCGGTGGAGACCGCGCTCAAGTTCGCCCGGTACGCCACCGGGAGGACGAGGATCCTCTACTGTTCCCACGCCTTCCACGGACTGACCACCGGCTCACTGTCCGTCAACGGAGAGGACGGCTTCCGCGACGGCTTCGCCCCGCTGCTGCCCGACACCGCCGTTCCGCTCGGTGACCTGGACGCTCTGGCCCGGGAGCTGAAGAAGGGGGATGTCGCCGGGCTGATCGTCGAGCCCATCCAGGGCAAGGGCGTGCACGAGGCCCCACCCGGATATCTGCGTGCCGCGCAGGAGCTGCTGCACCGGCACAAGGCGCTGCTCATCGCGGACGAGGTGCAGACGGGCCTCGGGCGGACCGGGGACTTCTACGCCTACCAGCACGAGGAGGGCGTCGAACCGGACCTGGTGTGCGTGGCGAAGGCGCTGTCCGGCGGCTATGTGCCGGTCGGCGCGACGCTCGGCAGGGACTGGATCTTCAAGAAGGTCTACTCGTCCATGGACCGGGTCCTCGTGCACTCCGCGAGCTTCGGCTCGAACGCGCAGGCCATGGCGGCGGGCCTCGCCGTGCTCTCCGTGATGGAGAACGAACAGATCGTCGCGAACGCCCGGGCCACGGGAGAACAACTCAGGTCCCGGCTCGCGGCGCTCATCGACAAGTACGAGCTGCTGAGCGACGTACGCGGCCGGGGCCTGATGATCGGCATCGAGTTCGGTCGGCCCAAGTCGCTCAAGCTGCGCAGTCGTTGGACCATGCTGCAGGCCGCGCGCAAGGGCTTGTTCGCGCAGATGGTCGTCGTCCCGCTGCTCCAGCGGCACCGCATCCTCACCCAGGTCTCCGGCGACCACCTGGAGGTGATCAAGCTGATCCCGCCGCTGATCATCGGCGAACGGGACGTGGACCGGTTCGTGGAGGCCTTCACCGCGGTGATGGACGACGCGCACAGCGGCGGCGGCCTGATGTGGGACTTCGGAAAAACCCTGGTCAAGCAGGCGGTCGCGAACCGCTAGCCCTGCGGCACGAAGAGGCGGCGCGGGCTCGGAGCAGGAGCCCTCCCTGGATCGGGACGGGCTCGGAGGACGAGCCCGCCTCGGCCAGGGCTGGGGGGTTTGCCTCAGAGGCAAGAAATTTGCCCGAGAGGCAAGAGTGCGGCTCAATGGAGGACATGAGCCCTGTCGAGTGGGGGGCGGCCGCCACGCCGCCCGAGTCCGCAGCAGCCGAGACGCTGCCCGCCGTCGCACCGCAGCTGCGTGCGCTGCGCCGCCGGGCCTCGCTGACCCTGGAGGCCGCGGCACGCGCCGCCGGCCTTTCGGCCGCCCACCTCTCCCGACTGGAGACGGGACAGCGCCAGCCCTCGCTGCCGATGCTGCTCGCACTCGCTCGTATCTACGGTACGACGGTCTCGGAGCTGCTGGGCGAGACGGTCGCCGAACGGGACGCGATCGTCCGGGCCGCCGACATGGAGCCGACCAAGGCGGGCGGCTGGACCTACTGGCAGGCCGGTGCCCCGGGCCGCGGAATGCAGGCCCTGCGGGTGCACGTCCCCTTCGGCTCGCAGGGCGACATCGTGCGCGTCCACCCCGGCGAGGAGTGGCTCCACGTCCTCCAGGGGCGGTTGCGGCTGCGCCTCGGGGACACCGCCCAGGTGCTCGCGCCCGGGGACAGCGCGCACTTCGACTCGCTGACCCCGCACCGCATCGCGGCCGCCGATCAGTCGGGGGCCGAACTCCTCTTCGTACACACCCTGCTGCAGAGCCCCACCGCCGCGCTGTGCCTCGGCCCGGCGGCAGGACACCCGACCATGGGAGAGCTGTCATGACGGAATCCACGCAACCCCCGGAGCCGACGGAATCCGCCGACCCCGCCACTCGGCGGCGCATGGTCGAGAAGTTCCCGCGCGCCCTGTGGGTACGCCTCTTCATCTACATCGCCGTCGGCCACCTCTTCGCGGCCTTCATCTATCTGCTGTTCGAGCTGGGCGGGCAGAACCAGTAGCCCACAGGGTTCAGGAGCCCAGGCTTCGGGCAGCCAGGGTTCAGTCCAGCAGGCGCTCGCGCAGCCGCTCCCGATGCTCGGGCGTGACTCCCAGTCCCCGCTCCAAATAGGCGTCGATGCCGCCCCAGGTCTCCTCGATCGTCTCGAAGGCCGCGGTCAGATACTCGGCGCGGGCGTCGAACAGAGGGCTGAGCAGCTCCATGACCTCGGGGGAGCGGGCCGCTTCCGAGGAGCCGTTGCGGCGCACCTTGTAGCGGCGGTGGGTCGCGTTCGACTCCAGGTAGTCGGCCACGATCGCGTCGCGCTCGACATCGAGGGCGAGGAGCGTCACGGCTATGGAGAGGCCCGCGCGGTCCTTGCCCGCCGCGCAGTGCATCAGCGCGGGCACGCTGTCCTCGGCCAGGGCGTGCAGCACGTGCGAGTGCTCGGCGGTGCGGTCCTTGACGATCGTGCGGTAGGAACCGATCATCCGGTTCGCCGCCTTGCCGTCGCCGAGGTGCCCACGCAGCTGTTCGACGTCGCCGTCGCGGACCATCTGCCAGAACTCGCTGCCGTCGGCGGGGTCGGTGAGCGGAAGGTTCACGTTCCGTACACCCGGGAGCTCGACGTCCGGCCCCTCCAGCTTCTGGTCCGCGGCATTGCGGAAGTCGAAGATCGTGTGCAGTCCGAGAGAGGAGAGGAACGCGGCGTCCTCCTCAGTGGCGTGCGCGAGATGGCCACTGCGGAACAGCCGTCCGTAGCGCACTCGCCGGCCGTCCACGGTGGGCAGGCCGCCCACGTCTCGGAAGTTGCGCACTCCGGCCAGCTCCGGCTCGGTCGACGGGACCTGCTGCGTCACGGGGGCTCCTCCCATTGGACCGCCGGCGCTGCTCGGCGACGCTCGCCGACGGGAATCGCGCTTTCGACGATACGACATGGGTTCCTCAGGCAATGAAGTTGTCCACAGCCGTTGCCTCCCGGGTGAGACGCCGTTGATGATGTTGGCGATTGAGTGCGGATGTTCGAATCTGTGAGGGTTTGATGATCGAAATCGGCGAAGACGGTCGTACGTGGCTTCTTTCGGGTCCCACGAGCAGCTACGCACTACGGCTGACCGACCTCGACGAACTGCTCCATCTCCACTGGGGGCCACGGATCACCCTCGCGGACGCAGAATCGCTGGCCGCCCTGCCCGGGCCGCCGTACCGACCCTTCGAGTCCCGGCTCGACGGGCGCGAGGAGTATCCCGTCGAGGGCGGCCCCCGCTTCGTACGCCCGGCGCTGTCCGTGCGGACGCAGGAGCGGCGCGGCACCGAATGGCGTTTCGGGGCGTACGAGGCCGACGGCGACGAACTGCGGCTGCGCTTCGCGGACGACGGGCTCGGCATCACCCTGCACTACCGGATGCGCGGCGACGTCGTCGAGCGCTGGGTGACCCTGGCCAACGAAGGACCGTCCCTGGAGCTGCTGCGGGCGGACTCCGCGACCTGGACGCTGCCCGAGCGCGACGGATGGCGCCTCTCCCAGCTGCACGGGCGGTGGGCGGCCGAGTCCCGGCTCGCGCGCTCCCCCTCACCTACGGTGAGAAGGTCATCGGCAGCCGCCGCGGGCACACCGGTCACCAGCACCTGCCGTGGGTCGCGCTGGACAGCGGGGCGAGTGAGGAGCGCGGAGAGGTCTACGCGTGCGCGCTCGGCTGGTCGGGCTCGTGGCGCATCTGCGTGGCCCAACTCCCCGACGCGCGCGTGCAGATCTCCGGCGGCGCGGGGTACGACGACTCCGGACTGTTGCGTCTGGAGCCGGGGGAGTCGTTCACCACCCCCGTCTTCGCGGGGCTGTGGAGCGACGGCGGCTTCGGCGCGGCGAGCCGGACCTGGCACGCGTACCAGAGGGCGTTCGTGATCCCGGACGCGGACCAGGACCGGCCGGTGCTCTTCAACTCCTGGGAGGCCACCCACTTCGACATCTCCGAGGAACGGCAGCGGGAGCTGGCCCGGCGGGCCGCGGAGATGGGCGTCGAGCTCTTCGTCGTCGACGACGGCTGGTTCGGGGCACGGACGAGCGACCGCGCCGGGCTCGGCGACTGGACGCCCAACCCGGACCGCTTCCCGCAGGGGCTGAAGCCGCTCGCCGACGACGTGCACGCGCTCGGCATGCAGTTCGGGATCTGGGTCGAGCCGGAGATGGTGAATCCGGACAGTGAGCTGTACCGCGCGCACCCCGACTGGGTGCAGTTCCAGCCGGGGCGGACCAGGACGGAGTTCCGCAACCAGCTCGTACTCAACCTCGCCCGCCCGGATGTCCAGGAGTACCTGTGGGAGCAGCTCGACGGTCTGCTCTCGAGCGCCCCGATCGACTATGTGAAGTGGGACTTCAACCGCTGCTTCACGGACGCCGGTTGGCCCGGTGAGCCGTACCCGCAGAAGCTGTGGGTCGAGCACGTGGAGGCTCTGTACGGGCTCCTGGGCCGGCTGCGCGCGGAGCATCCCGGGGTCGCCTTCGAGTCCTGCTCGGGCGGTGGCGGCCGGATCGACCTCGGCGTCATGGCGCGCACGGACCAGGTGTGGACCTCCGACAACACCGACCCGCTCGACCGGCTCGCCATCCAGCACGGCTTCAGCCAGATCCACCCGGCCCGGATCATGGCCGCCTGGGTCACGGACAGTCCGAACGCGCAGCTCAACGGTCGGATCAGCTCGCTGCGCTTCCGGTTCGTGAGCGCCATGGCCGGGGTACTCGGGGTCGGCGGTGACCTGGCCGACTGGAGCGAGGCGGAGCTCGTCGAGGCGCGGGAGTGGGTGGACCTCTACAAGGAGATCCGGCCGGTCGTGCAGCGCGGGGACCTCTACCGGCTGCGGCCTCCGGAGGGCGGGCTGAGTGCGGTGCAGTACGTCCACGGCGACGAGACCGTCGTCCTCGCCCTGCTCCAGGCCCAGCGTCACGGCGAGCCGGTCGCCCCGCTCCGGTTGCGCGGGCTCGATCCGAGCGCCGCGTACGAATGCCGTGAAACGGGTGAAGTGCACCGAGGTGCGGTGCTGTTGCATCACGGGTTGCGGACGGGGCTGCGCGGGGACTTCGATGCGGCAGTTATCCGACTGCGTCGCATGTGAGCGTTCTGTCCTTTTTTGATGCCTTGATTCCAACTGGATCTGGGATAAGGGACCGTGGTGTGGCGCGGGTGAGCAGCGTCATATTCGTGACGATGCGTTGCGGGCCCGCTTTCTCGATCCGCCTGAATTTCCAGGCGGGTTGAGAGGCGGGGGAGATCATTGTCCACGGAGGGTGACCGGAATTCCGGCATGGATCAAGAAAGGCACCCGCACAGAAAAGCCACATGGTTGGCGATGCGCCCCCATCTCGCTTACGTTCGCCCTCAATCCGGACGGACGCCCAATCCTGCCGCCGCCCGGTATCCGCACACCCACCGGTAACCGGCAGGAGCGGGGGACCCACAGGTACCACGCCTGTTCCGGTCTCCGGAACGGCTAGGGGTATAGCCGCGCAGCCGCGTGGCCGGGCATCTCCAGCCCGCACCCGACAGCTCACCTCGCAGGCGCCGGAGAGGAATTCGTCATGCCTGCGAAGGGTAAGCACCGCCGACCCAAGTCCCAGCGTTTCTCCCGCTCGATCGCCGTGGCCGGAACCGGTGGCGCCGCGCTCGCGCTGCCGCTGATGGGGGCCGCCGGCGCCCATGCCATGACGCCTACGGCCGCGGTTTCGTCCACTCCGGAAAAGGCCGCGACGATTTCCTCCGCGACGGTTCCTCAAAAGTCCGCGACGGTTTCGGAAAAGTCCGCGACAACCTCCACGGCCTCGGTGAAGACCTATTCGGTGAAGGTCGGCGACTGGCTCGCCAAGATCGCCGAGCGGCAGCATCTCAGCGGCGGCTGGCAGAAGCTCTACTCCGACAACCGCCAGGCCATCGGCAGTGACCCCTCGCTGATCCACCCCGGCCTGAAGCTCACGATCGGCGAGAGGGCCGTGTCGACCGACGACGCCAAGCCGTCGACCAAGTCGTTCACGCAGTCGTCCGCCACGACGTCCACGCGATCGTCGGCGCGGTCGGCCACCGGGTCGTCCGGCGCGGCGGACGCGACCAAGGCCCAGGCCGCCGCACCCCGGGCCACCGGCGCCGCCACCAACACCGGTTACACCCTGCCGGTAGAGGGCGCCACCATCGGCACCGGCTACAAGGTCGCCGGCAGCATGTGGTCCAGCGGTTACCACACCGGTGTGGACTTCGTGGTCCCGACCGGCACCACCGTCAAGGCCATCGCCGCCGGCACCGTCGTATCGGCCGGCTGGGGCGGTGCGTACGGCAACCAGGTCGTCGTCCAGCACGCCGACGGCCGGTACTCGCAGTACGCCCACCTGTCCGCCCTGTCCGTCTCGACCGGCCAGACCGTGACCGAGAGCCAGCAGATCGGCCTCTCCGGCGCGACCGGCAACGTCACCGGTCCGCACCTGCACTTCGAGATCCGCACCACCCCGAACTACGGCTCGGACGTGGACCCGGTCGCGTACCTGCGCGCGCACGGTGTCGCCGTCGGCTGACGCCCGCCGCGCCTCTCACGTCTTCGAGGGCCGGACCCCGCGATCGCGGAGTCCGGCCCTCGGTTCGCCGCGCCACCGTCGCGGGCGGCTCATCGCTCACGACGGCTTCCGCCGAGGCCTCGGCCAGTGGGTCGCCGAACTGCAGGACGGCGGCACGGTCACCGCCTCGCACGGCGTCCTGGAGATCGACGTACCGAGCGGTGCGACGGTCTGGTTCAAGCAGCGGCTCGAAGGGCCCTACGCCATCGAGTACACCGCCACACCGGTCTCCGAGGGCGGCGTCAACGACCGGGTCTCCGACCTCGACAACTTCTGGAACGCCGTCGACGTCCGCTCCCCGGACGACCTCTTCGCCACGCCCCGGGGCGGCGCCCTGGCCGAATACGACTACCTGAAGACGTACTACGTCGGATACGGCTCCGGACCACATGGAGCCACTTCCGGATCGAGGGCTTCCAGGCGTGGCGGCTGTTCAACCACTCCTGAAAGAGCCTTATTCCGGGTTCGGTCACACTTTACGAGTGGCTTATCTCACCACCCGTCAACCCCTTCCTACGGTCGCGTAGCTCACATCGAAAGGTGAATCATGGGCCGATGTGGCAGACGATTCGAAGAGTGACAACAGATCAGTGATCGGGTCGTACGTGGCGGTGGGGGACAGCTTCACCGAAGGCGTCGGCGACCCCGGCCCCGACGGAGCCTTCGTCGGGTGGGCCGACCGGTTCGCGGTGCTCCTCGCCGACCGGCGGCCCGAAGGCTCCTTCACCTACACCAATCTCGCCGTACGCGGAAAGCTGCTCGACCAGATCGTCGAGGACCAGCTCCGGGACGCCAAGGAACTCGCCCCCGACCTGGTCTCCTTCTGCGCGGGCGGCAACGACATCATCCGGCCGGGCACCGACCCCGACGAGGTCGCCGAGCGCTTCGAGCGCGCGGTCGCCGACCTCACCTCCGCCGTCGGCACCGTCATGGTGACGACCGGCTTCGACACCCGTACCGTCCCCGTGCTGAAGCATCTG
This portion of the Streptomyces mirabilis genome encodes:
- the ispG gene encoding flavodoxin-dependent (E)-4-hydroxy-3-methylbut-2-enyl-diphosphate synthase, yielding MTAVSLGLPEVPVRPIAERRVSRRIQVGAVAVGGGAPVSVQSMTTTRTSDIGATLQQIAELTASGCQIVRVACPTQDDADALATIARKSQIPVIADIHFQPKYVFAAIDAGCAAVRVNPGNIKQFDDKVREIARAASDAGTPIRIGVNAGSLDRRLLQKYGRATPEALVESALWEASLFEEHGFRDIKISVKHNDPVVMVNAYRQLAAQCDYPLHLGVTEAGPAFQGTIKSAVAFGALLGEGIGDTIRVSLSAPPAEEVKVGLQILESLNLKQRRLEIVSCPSCGRAQVDVYKLADEVTAGLEGMEVPLRVAVMGCVVNGPGEAREADLGVASGNGKGQIFVKGEVIKTVPESKIVETLIEEAMKIAEQMEKDGVASGEPAVTVS
- the dxs gene encoding 1-deoxy-D-xylulose-5-phosphate synthase: MTILESIRGPRDLKALSEADVGELAEEIREFLVHAVARTGGHLGPNLGVVELSIALHRVFESPVDRLLWDTGHQSYVHKLLTGRQDFSKLRGKGGLSGYPSREESEHDIIENSHASTALGWADGLAKARQVQGEKGHVVAVIGDGALTGGMAWEALNNIAAAKDRPLIIVVNDNERSYAPTIGGLANHLATLRTTDSYEKVLAWGKDVLLRTPVVGHTLYESLHGAKKGFKDAFAPQGMFEDLGLKYVGPIDGHDVGAVESALRRAKRFHGPVLVHCLTEKGRGYEPALAHEEDHFHTVGVMDPLTCEPLAPSGGPSWTSVFGDEILRIGEERDDVVAITAAMLHPVGLGKFAERFPDRVWDVGIAEQHATVSAAGLATGGLHPVVAVYATFLNRAFDQLLMDVALHRCGVTFVLDRAGVTGVDGASHNGMWDMSILQVVPGLRIAAPRDADQLRAQLREAVAVDDAPTLIRFPKESVGPAIPAVDHLGGLDVLHRSDDTPQVLLVAVGVMAPVCLQAAELLEARGVGCTVVDPRWVKPVDPALPGLAAEHRLVAVVEDNSRAAGVGAAVALALGDAEVDVPVRRFGIPEQFLAHAKRGEVLADIGLTPVEIAGRISAGLAVKDALSKDTPFEDELSKEKQE
- a CDS encoding aspartate aminotransferase family protein, encoding MTDPAEKGEFDLGALLAERGAERYELHTKYLNHQLPRMLHTIGFDKVYERAEGAHFWDADGNDYLDMLAGFGVMGLGRHHPVVRKALHDVLDASLADLTRFDCQPLPGLLGESLLAHSPHLERVFFGNSGTEAVETALKFARYATGRTRILYCSHAFHGLTTGSLSVNGEDGFRDGFAPLLPDTAVPLGDLDALARELKKGDVAGLIVEPIQGKGVHEAPPGYLRAAQELLHRHKALLIADEVQTGLGRTGDFYAYQHEEGVEPDLVCVAKALSGGYVPVGATLGRDWIFKKVYSSMDRVLVHSASFGSNAQAMAAGLAVLSVMENEQIVANARATGEQLRSRLAALIDKYELLSDVRGRGLMIGIEFGRPKSLKLRSRWTMLQAARKGLFAQMVVVPLLQRHRILTQVSGDHLEVIKLIPPLIIGERDVDRFVEAFTAVMDDAHSGGGLMWDFGKTLVKQAVANR
- a CDS encoding XRE family transcriptional regulator, which produces MSPVEWGAAATPPESAAAETLPAVAPQLRALRRRASLTLEAAARAAGLSAAHLSRLETGQRQPSLPMLLALARIYGTTVSELLGETVAERDAIVRAADMEPTKAGGWTYWQAGAPGRGMQALRVHVPFGSQGDIVRVHPGEEWLHVLQGRLRLRLGDTAQVLAPGDSAHFDSLTPHRIAAADQSGAELLFVHTLLQSPTAALCLGPAAGHPTMGELS
- a CDS encoding DUF6126 family protein, which produces MVEKFPRALWVRLFIYIAVGHLFAAFIYLLFELGGQNQ
- a CDS encoding tyrosine-protein phosphatase, whose product is MTQQVPSTEPELAGVRNFRDVGGLPTVDGRRVRYGRLFRSGHLAHATEEDAAFLSSLGLHTIFDFRNAADQKLEGPDVELPGVRNVNLPLTDPADGSEFWQMVRDGDVEQLRGHLGDGKAANRMIGSYRTIVKDRTAEHSHVLHALAEDSVPALMHCAAGKDRAGLSIAVTLLALDVERDAIVADYLESNATHRRYKVRRNGSSEAARSPEVMELLSPLFDARAEYLTAAFETIEETWGGIDAYLERGLGVTPEHRERLRERLLD
- a CDS encoding M23 family metallopeptidase, whose product is MPAKGKHRRPKSQRFSRSIAVAGTGGAALALPLMGAAGAHAMTPTAAVSSTPEKAATISSATVPQKSATVSEKSATTSTASVKTYSVKVGDWLAKIAERQHLSGGWQKLYSDNRQAIGSDPSLIHPGLKLTIGERAVSTDDAKPSTKSFTQSSATTSTRSSARSATGSSGAADATKAQAAAPRATGAATNTGYTLPVEGATIGTGYKVAGSMWSSGYHTGVDFVVPTGTTVKAIAAGTVVSAGWGGAYGNQVVVQHADGRYSQYAHLSALSVSTGQTVTESQQIGLSGATGNVTGPHLHFEIRTTPNYGSDVDPVAYLRAHGVAVG
- a CDS encoding DUF6250 domain-containing protein gives rise to the protein MSPSADARRASHVFEGRTPRSRSPALGSPRHRRGRLIAHDGFRRGLGQWVAELQDGGTVTASHGVLEIDVPSGATVWFKQRLEGPYAIEYTATPVSEGGVNDRVSDLDNFWNAVDVRSPDDLFATPRGGALAEYDYLKTYYVGYGSGPHGATSGSRASRRGGCSTTPERALFRVRSHFTSGLSHHPSTPSYGRVAHIER